A segment of the Sander lucioperca isolate FBNREF2018 chromosome 7, SLUC_FBN_1.2, whole genome shotgun sequence genome:
CCCTCATCCATTCCCCTGTCTCACCCAGAAgctcagtttatttatttatttattttttttgggggggggggggtttccaTCAGCATGTGGCCCTCTTAAGGAGTCATGGGGTGCGGCTCAATACTCTAATGTAGCTTCCTTCACTTATTCTTTGCTCAATGATCCAGAAATGAGTGAGAAATAAACTCACAATTGGCAGCGATTAGGCTCTCATGAACAATGTTAATAAAACAGATGTGGTATTGTAGCAATGCCTCATGAGACTATTGAAACACACCCATGGTTTAGCCTACAGTAAGTATGATGAAGGCTCAATCCCTTTTGAATTTAAAACCTTTGTCACCAGGGTTAAACACATCAGGCTCAGGGTCTTCTATTTAATTACTCTTTTACCAGCCAGCAAGATCACAGCCAAAACATACCTAACAGCTGGTGACCAGATCTCTCACCTGTGTCCTTACTGTTGTTGTGGCTGACTGAAAGGAGACATAAGGAAGAGAGACAATATGTTTTATATAATGTGCATTTAAGGAATGCCAgtgagaacacacacatacttaacCTAACCATTGACTTTGccttcatcatcatcctcaaACTCTCATTTCATCCTTCTAATTGTCTCTTTGTTTCACAAACTGATATTTGGTTTTGGCTTGCTTTGATACACCATTTAATTCATGTATCATCAGCAAATACAAAGTGTACTGTTtgatgtctgtctgttttctggtAAAACAAAGCAATCAGATTAGATACAAACTTGCCAGATGTCATGTTAGAGTGGTTGTACTTGtcagttgtctttttttttctttttaatctaACTACGTTGACAACAGTTTGTTAGGGTTAGCGTTAACTCATCATTAGCTAGACTTCAGTGTTCAGTGAgggttttgataaataattaagCCAATTAGAATTTTTTGTGAAAGCTGTCCGATTCAGAATTTTGTGTTTTCCAGATGAGCCAGAGACTCGCGACGCCTGGTGGGAGGAGATTCGCCAGGAGATCAAATCTCATGCCAAAGCTCTTGGTTGCCATGGTGTTGTGGGGTACAGCGAGAGCACTAGCATCTGGTATGTAGTAGGACATACACACATGGTAAAATATGAcccttttatctttttttgccTACCAACTGCCATAAATgccatgtttatgtttataaaCATAAGGTTTCATGTCCTGATCTCGTCCTCTCCCCTTCCTTTCGCTCTTGATCTGTCCATCTCCCCTCAACACAGTGAGGAGGTGTGTATCCTGTCAGCATCAGGCACAGCAGCCATCCTGAATCCTCGGTATATGCGTGAAGGCTGCCTAGACATCGGAATCACAGACCACAGGTTGTTATGATTCAGAGACTGAGCAAACTGATTGTAAATTCTTGTATGTGTACagtttatgtcagcacagattAGATTGAGCTATGGAGGCTGGTaccagatggtgtgtgttgTTCGCCAGGTTTGAGGAGCCATCTCCCCCGAGCTGTGGCTTCTGCCACATCCCGTATGATGAGCTCAACATGCCCTTTCCGGCCCAGCTCACCTACTGTTACCACTGCAGGCGACAAAAGGTCTCATATATATGTTCTTGTTTGCCTAAATCAAAGACTGCTACATGTTAAACATATCTTTGGTTGTCCAAAAGTATTAATGCAGTTTAGTATgaatttattataataattgttgtgttttttcaaGGTTCCTGATGTGCTGTTCACAACAATCAACCTGCCACAAGAAGCAGCTGTCACAGGGAAGGGCTGCCTTATCCAGGCCAGGTAAAACACCTCACAGTTAAATGGCTTCAAGCCCTTTTGAAATGATTGCCAACACTGAGAAGAAACCCAACAAATCAAGCAAAATCAGATCATAAAGAAATGTAGCTCTAAGTTCAATAGCAGCAGAGACATTTCAACAGTAACAggatttatataataatataggtAAGATTTAGGGCAGTGAAATGTATAGCAAAGGGGAGATTTAAGAAAAGCTGGAGTACTTCAAACGTAAAGTTAAATCCCTCTGATTCAGCAATCACACCCGTGTTATCTGAAAATATTTCCCCAGTGGCAGGATGTAGGCTAAACCAACACACGTACCAAAATGGAGCCTCACATCAAAGACATTGATCAAAGTGAGTTAATGCAAGTGTTTAATGTCCTCTAGGCTGTGTCGTCTAAAAAAGAAGGCCCAGGGTGAAGTGAATGCGACGGCCATCTCCAACCTGCTGCCTTTCATGGAGTACGAGCTGCACACTCAGCTGATGAACAAGCTGAAGCTGCGGAGCATGAACGCTCTGTTTGGCTTACACATACAGATCAGTGTCGGAGAGAACATGCTCCTGGGTCTGGCTGTAGGTTGACATTTTAGGTTAACCGCTTAATCACCGATACATGTGCTTGCTGCAACtccttaaaatgtgtgtgtgtgtgtgtgttcagtctgCTACAGGAGTGTACCTTACAGCCTTGCCGGCACCAGGGGGCATCCAGATTGCGGGGAAGACTCCTGGTGACCTGAGCAATGAGCACCACATCCTCACCATCCAGAAAAGGATTAATGACACCATAGCCAAGAACAAAGAGCTCTATCAAATAAACCCTCCGGTGAGATACACAACACATGCATGGACAGTAAATGAATCCATGGAAGACCAGCTTTGTGATTATGTCTGCAAATGATCCCCTAGTATGCCAGGTTTCCACTGCTAAGTAGGTTTCTGCAGTGTTTCATTTCAACCCTACAGTAGCCAGGGTGTCATGAGGGTGGTAGCCTGTGCCATGTGAAAACCTTTAGCACACAAGTAAATAGAAAGCTTTGGGAATGTGTTTcaaccaaaaacatttaaaatagtgTTCAGATGTGTTGGAAACTTAGCATTAATTTACCTGTATTTTAGGTcaattgtatgtgtttttaaggCTTTGATGTCAGATCTCAGAATAATATCTACAGTTTATGGTCATTAAATACTTAGGAATTGTGCCTGGCACATACAGTGTTATGTCAAGTTAATAAAGctttattttaaacaataagTGGAGTGATTGTTTTACACAAACAGATTGTTGCTATGATTATCTCTTTTCTAGTGTTAATATCATGTACGTAATCATACATTATATATAGTCTGTTCTTGTGAATCATGATAAACTTACccctcttgtctctctctggtCATAAAGAAATTATTTGCCCTGGACCCTGAGGTGTTCTGCGGCATAAACATGGTACTGAGCACGGCAACTTTTAGCTGTGAGACACAGCAAAGCATGACAAATATTTCACTATattaatcacaatattacaccaCCTTTACTATAACTGTATAACCGCTCTTAACTTGGGACGTTTGGGAGCAGGTGGATGTGTAACCCACTCCAGAGTCACCTCTCGAGGGCAACCCACTGTAGACTCATTGTATCTGTGTTAATGTACTCTTATTATGGCCATCTACCCTGTCCATTCACACTCACCTGTGTATGTttttatggtgtgtgtgttttcgccCACTCCTTACCCTTCCAGATCCACATTCAAATTAACATCagccaaatgtgtgtgtgatgctgcGACTCATTGGGTACTTGAGTGAGTGTGAGCATGTGATGTGTTATTAACATAGACTTTCTACTGGCTGTAGTCTGGGCACATGTGAGATGCAGATGTGGGCTGCTGTGGTGTTCTGGTGTGCACTTTGACATCCCGTCTGCTCAGGTCTTGTGTCCATTTGCTTGCAGGAGCTGACAGAGGAAGTGGTGGGTTCTCCGATTCCTGAGCCGAGGCAACGATCCAGACTTTTCCGCTCCCACTCAGAAAGCTCAGATGAGCTGTCAGAACTGGACCTCTCCCATGGCAAGAAGGATGCCTTTGTCCTGGAGGTGTGTATCTataaaaagaaacccatttaTATGCAATTATTTCCATGGACAAGTGTAACCATTTGCAGTCATTTCCATAGATTGATGATACTGATGCTGTGGAGGACATTCACTCCCTCCTCACTGATGCCCCTACCCCCACAGGTATACTCTATCTACTCACTCCGCAGCAATGATtatgcactgcacatgctcaagTCAGTTATCTTCTGATTGGGTCGAGGCTCTTACAAATGTCATTATGTCTCTGCTTCATCATCCGTGTTGCCATTTCCACTTTCATATCTTCAGGTTTCTACAGCTGCAACACTGAGATCATGCCTGGGATTTACAGCTGGACGTCAGGAGTTCAGGTTACTCTTCATAATAAAGTGTTACTTCCTTCACAGTTTACAGCAAACCTTCTGTTTTCTTCACCAAACACAATTTTGGGGTGTCTTTTTCATGCACGTACTTTGTGCCACTGTGCATACATGGTATTTTTTAACCAGTAGAGGCATCTGCATATCCAGCATAAGTACAATTTGAACATAAATATTGAAAAATCTGTCAGTAAGGCAGAGTACTGTACTTTAAGAAATGAAGcctcttttttgtttgtttatgctaTGTGTTTCTGTTACTGTCTTGCAGATGTTTACATCTGTGAGGGTCTTTAGGTTGAGTAATGCCAATCTTACTAACCAAGGCTTGAACAAGATCTTCACTGACCTATGTGAGAATCTGCTAAAGGTAAGAAGCCATTATAGAGTACATGCACTACAGTTGGTAATTACACCATATGTGTTACAATGCTTATCCTTTGTAATGGGAATGTAACACACTGTTTATAATGGTTCTTGCAGTGGTTGTGTTTTAAAGGAGTTATAAGTTAATtcattgtgtttgtttcagAGTTTCTACTTCAAGTTGCGCTCTATGATCCCCTGCTGTCTGTGTCAGCTCAACTTCGCTGTAGCAGTGCCAGAAGAAGAACTTATACAGGTGAGAGGTTTCGGGCCAGCTCTGATTTGTGACACTGCAAACAAAACAGAATTGATGAGTCAAATGAAAAAGTTTCTCATATCTACTACTGTacctctgcctgtctgcctcccAGGTTGCTGTGACAGCAGTTGCCATGACGTTTGACAAAGACCAGGCTCAGGAAAAGCCAGCAGACAAGTCCACCACCAAAGGTCTGTCTGGTTAAAGGAGATTATTTATGCTTTTGGGAAAATTTCTACTGACCCGAAGTCAGAAGCTCATTATTACATTCACCATAGCTTTGCTCAATTTCTGGATATGTGGCTTCAGTTGCAGCTCTGCTCAAATGTAGGGAATCACATATTTGATAGCACTGAGGTTTTATTATATTAAACTTAGTTAGTTAGTCTAATGTTAACAGCTTTTTAAGCAATGCGTTGTATTTGTTGCTAGTCAAATTTGAGTGATGTGTCATTTACAAAATATAGTTTAATTAGACAAGCCATCTACTGTCTATTTGGAcacatttaaaggtcccatgacatggtgttctttggatgctttttatatggaccttagtggtcccctaatactgtatctgaagtctcttttatatggaccttagtggtcccttaatactgtatctgaagtctctttcgcgaaattcagccttggtgcagaattacagccactagagccagtcccacaatgagctttacttagtatgtgccatttctgtgtctgtagctttaaatgctattgagcggagggggtggggggcaaggtggagagtgggggtgtggccttgaccaactgccactttgctcattttcaagccatgatgtctctctctcatgggtgggccaaattctctgggtgggcaaagcagagaaaggggaggtaaccttgctccttatgatgtcataaggaggagattccagattggcccatctgagctttcattttctcaaaggcagagcaggatacccagggctcggtttacacccatcgccatttctagccactgggggaccataggcaggctgggggaactcatattaatgttaaaaaaactcataaagtgaaattttcatgccatgggacctttaaagctgtATCTTTGAGCAGAGCTGCTACTTGATCCCTCAGTCATGTAGCTTCTGAGCTAAGATAGGCTAATGAGCTGCTTGCTAAATAATAAAAAGGATTTTAAGAGTTTGTCTCAGTAGTAGTGAAGTAGGAGAACAGAACTATTCCTTTTAAAGACCACAGTACTCTAAACAGTGTAACACATTTAAGAAATAACActtatgttgtgttttgtatttgagATCAGGCTGAAGTCCCTGAGTGATTCTATGTGCTTCTTTTCAGGAGGCAGTGAGACTGAAGAGCAACTGCAGTTTCCCATGGAGTTATGTGCAGATGCGTCATCCGCCAACACTCAGCCATCATCCAAAATCTCAGGTAgcttttaaccttttttttaattgctccCTTACCTCCTCCTGTTCCCTGCTTCACTAAAAGGCATTGCCCATCTCCTCCACTAACAACTTTAGGTACAGTCTCTTTACTCACACCAGCTGCAAAACTCTGCCAAAATCAGCTGGTTATGGTTCTTTCACCAGGTAAATAAACAGTGACGTGTCACAGTCCAGTGTTCTGTTTTGATGTGAACTTGAGACTAGATGACCGTGTGATGTCTAGATGAGATGTCAAGCTCCTAAAGTAGCGTGTCTTACTTTTCGTTCACATTAAATGAACACCATAACAAGAGCAAGCAGCTAGCTCCATCTGTAGCAAGTTCTGACTATAGATGGGTAGCATTTTGATGTACAAAACATTTAGATTGGGAGGTGAAACCTAAGTAACACATGCTGTGTAAGCCTTGTGGCAAGGGATTGATCATGAACCCTTTTCGTTCCCTGCCAAGTACAAAGGTAGacttgtgtctgtatgtgtgtgacagGTGTCCCAGAGAGTACCAACGTCTCATCCAGAGGTGAGCCCCCTTCCCCTCAACCATCTCTCCCTGCTCCCAAAACTACTACACTGCCCTGTTTTGACTTTCCATCCTTTTGTCGCGGACAGAGTTATCCTGCACCACTTCCAAACCTCACCCACTTTTGTTCTTTTCGTTTGTTCATTTTTtgtgtactgttttttttttctcttttttttttcctctctttttgttgttgttgcgttTGTGTATGTTCGGGTgtgggctctgtgtgtgtgtgtgtgtgtgtgtgtgtgtgtgtgtgtgtgtgtgtgtgtgttctctccagCTGCCTCCGTTGATTACGGTTCCTTTGCAGACAGATGCAGCACCTGGCTAGAGCTGCTTAGGCTGAAAGCTCACACCATAAGACGAGGATCAGTTAAGACAAGTAGGAGGACACAGTCTCTAGCACACTCTGGTGATCATACCCACAAATACAGAACACTGTTTCACAAGCGATcccacatatatacacacacacacacacacacatccgtgCTCGCATACGCTCACACACCCCTCCATGCATGCCGCTGGGGGGCGGAGCATCGTAAATCAAGCACCAGCTTTTTATCTAGAGTGTGAACGTTGAAGCCCCGCCCCTCAGAGGGATCCGCAATCAGCAGCTTGGCTTTGAAATGCCTGTAGCCGTGGCAACCATGATGACAAATTAATAGgatgtaaaaaattaaaaaaaattgcattgaGCGTGCTTGTACTTGTCTAGATATGAAAGGGTTAGATGAGTTGCAGTAATTTGATGACAATTACTGTAAGAATTCCTTTGATTTTTCTCTGTGTTTGCAATCGTGAATGTACTTAAGCTGAGAAGACATCCCATGATTTGAGGATGTACTGTACACATACAAATTTAAACATAACGTGGTAGAAATCAAggtggggtgggtggggggcAATGCTTTTCTGCTAGATCTGGTGTGATTTTCAGTCCTGTGCACAATAATAGTAAACTTTAATCTAATGTATGGCTCTGAAGGTTCCTGGTTTGATGGATGTAAGCCACATCAGGTAAATTTGCAGACGATAATGGAGCATCTTTCACACTCTGGCTCGTGTACATGTGCCCAGCTCAGCTCatagctgtctctgtccgtctccaTTTCTCAAGCCTCTTTCACAAATGCAAACAGATTCAATCGATCAATATTCTCTCATGTACTTCACTGTACTGCAAATAATGTATTCACACTTGTAAACATACACAGCTGTGcccaggtctgtctgtctgtctgcagacaCTGTTAAACTGTCTTGTCTGTTTGCTTCAACTGCATGATATGCATGGCAACGCACGCTTTCCAAGTGATTGTCTTGGCACAACACATCCACACCACAGCATGTCAAGTCACACGTgtttctaacacacacacacacacacagaaaactgaCATACTCGCAGATAAGAGCACACACGTGTTACTGCTGCTGTAAAAACACTATCAGGGTTGCATTTTTTGCACGTACATTTCACATTCACATTTCTTTCTGCTTTAAAGTTCAtatctgcttttatttttccaCTATTTTTGAGTGTTTTCTGGTATTTCCATTCCCTTTCGTCTTTTTTCCACCTCCCCTcctcttgttttcttttcatgtctCGCTCTTTTGGACCTCCACTTGCTCTCTCTGAACCTGCAGTCTCATCTTTGGAGCACTGCAGTCCGCTGCCTGAGGGACGTTCCCGCTCGCTGCGCTCCAACCGCTCATTCAGGGGCAGTCCAGTCACCGTGGTGAAGATGACGCcgctctccttcctccccgggACACGCATCATTAAATACCTTGGGATCATCAACATGTTTTTTATCAGAGAGACAACATCATTACGGGAGGTACAACAGCAAGAACACATGCACAGGCCCCAGGATCTTAGGCAAAGTGTAGACATACCTGTACACATGAAATGTGTTTGTCCTCTGTAGGAAGGTGGTGTCAGTGGCTTCCTCCATACATTCATAGCAGAGGTGTTTGCGATGGTTCGAGCCCATGTAGCAGCCCTGGGTGGCAATGCAGTGGTGTCCTACAGCATGAAAGAGTGTATGTTAATGGAAAATCCAAACAAGaaccaggtacacacacacacacacacacacacacacacacacacacacacacacacacacacacacacacacacacacacacacacacacaagtatttACCTGTTACAGTCCATTTTTACATGAAAGCACAATGAACTACCCTCTGCATCCTTAGACCTTTACAGTTATTAGTGTCCTTATGGTTTAATCTTCTTGTCTTTGTTcatcctcaaggctcagtgtcTCATTAATGTGAGTGGTGATGCCGTCATCTGTGTCAGGGAAACGGACCAGGAGCCCAATCCCTCAATGGCAAATATCGGACAGACCTGCGCTAGCGGAACAGATGGGGCTACATGACAGTGAAACACAGAGCTTCACTTTGTCTGCAGGACACACTATCTAAGTAAATATGCTCGCTAAGTCTAGCCGTCCAAATTTGAGTCATTTATGTCTGCCTTAAAACTCTATAAAAGATCCAAAGGTTTGGACAGAGGTAATAAAGAACAAGTACTCACACACTCAAAAGCACGCAGTCTGGATTAATATGGAAGTACAGGATGTGTCTCTGTTTTTCTATGTTTAAAGAGAGCATTTGTGCTGGAGATACTAATGTAGCTCAACGTCAAAGGACCCCTCTGCATCTAACTTTTGCCTATGTGTTACATCCATCCATATTTGGGGTCACCCAGAGCTACAGTATGTTGGCCATTCCTTTGTGTGGGCACAAGTGATGCTTGAGGCAGCTATGACTAATTTGTCCATCCATAGCTCACAGCTCAGCTCATTAAATGGCCATGTCAAAAGGGACACAGTTGTATACCATCAGATAATGTATAAACAGTCAGATTCTCATTCAGTGTTAGACTCTGTTTTGAGTAACTTGCAGATTAAAGGCCCACCTGCTCATTTCAGAGTGGCCACATAATGACTGCAAGTATTTAAATTTCAAAAGCTGGTGCTCTTCCTCAAAATAGAAAATTCTCACTAGAATGGAAATTTTGAAACTACAATCGAAACAATCCTGTGATGCCATTTTGTTAAAATGATCTGTTAGTTGGTGTCCAGTTTTATGtctaaattagattttttttaatttttttgttgatgGATAATCTTCCTAATTACTGTCACAGTATTGCTCACAATCCGTTTCCTACAGATAATCAAATTTCTTCATAAAGTGTCAAATAATGGTGTCatctataataataaaaaaaaaaaacaggccagGATTACTGGCTTACGCATGTATTTTTGTAGGGCAAGAATTTTCCTTTCAGGACAGTGATTACCCTCTATTCCAGTGACtattttataaattaaaacTAATTTATTAGAATTTGTATTGCTTCATCTTAAAATGGTcaaatcaaatatcaaaattatGTGTATGCCATTTTATTTACTGTGATTGGTATAATGTGGCCCTTTGGGGTCTAACACCAGGGATGTTTCATAGATCAGTTCCTCTTGTTGATGCTTCTTGCTGTCAGTGTCAGATTTCACATACCGTTGTCAAGCTTCATCACTGCTGCTTTGGCACTTGTATTCTGAATATTAATCTTGCTACTGATCTGTCCATCTTGACATTCATGTCCAATGCTGGAAAAAACACTGTataaattttctttaaaatcagATTTTAGTATTTTTGTAACATAAAATGTATGGAACCTGCTCATTTTGCCTGTGCAATGGATTCCTGATATTTTGACTCACTGTGTCTGAGAATTAATGGTACTCTAATCTGTTTGTGATTAGTTTAATATATTTGTGTCTAAAACTTGAATGTACATAGATGCTTTTGCTTTCTGACTAGCAGCATGCAGACCCCGTTTTTATTGCTATGAATCTGTACGCATGTCTGGTATGTCTTGCAAAATAAACTCAGTCAAACCAAGATGCATGTGTTTGATCATCATCTTTGATAAGTGAGCATACTCTTCTTTCGGGAATAAAGTAGAAATTGATATAATACTGTAGGCCACTGCTATTCCCAGAGCCCAGGGAATATACAATCGAAACGTACATCAATGCACTCTAAATTAACCCTATGTGTTACAGTAAGCGTACTTCAACAAGGCAACCAGCATTTAAATActgtacacatacatgtactgtacatgttttaTCCAATGCTACCTGAATGCAGCATAACGTTCAAACGAACTGCAGCGACATCTTGAGGCCGTTTGGGTTAACTTCTCATCAACCACTCATCGCTACGTGACGTGGCCCGACCCCAGGCTAAAGTTAAATCCATCCTGTCCCTGCTTCCTCGGCCCCGGCTGATACAGGAGCAGACAGCGGCAACTCGGCAGTGAAAGCACCGGCTGTCCCATCCAGCAGCTCGGCCCAGACATGAGGGAAATCATCCTGCCACGGCGCATGTTCCTCTGGAGCATGGCGGTCATCTATCTGGCTGCTTTTGTGTCCCTCTATATGCAGATACCAGGTGAGACCACAACTCTGCTAACTCTGTGGAAGCTAGCTAACTTATCTTACTACTAGCTGGGAACTTGGTGCTCTGTCTTTCTGCGGTGAAGAAGAAGTTTATGTGTGCTGCGATCAGAAAGGTTTACCTGCTCCTGTCTAACTTTACGAGCTAACAGCTGCTGAGAGAGACCCAACCTGTTGTAAAGATGCACAGCACACAGGACAGTTAACGTTAAGAACGCTTTATTTTAGTAGCCCAGCAGAAGTCTAAAAGACCTCGCCCACGCGACGTCACATTGGCAACAAAAATTTCGAGAAATTTCCAGTGCATAGTTTCCACAAtgtaatgtattaaaaaaaaaaacatgtttatagaCATTTTTAAACTTGGAATATGTATTTGCCAATGAATGGCATATTCAGAGTATATTCAATTaaatgcaaatacagaaactagATCACATCAAGCTATGAAGCGCAAACACACCTTTTAAAATATACGGTACATGTTGAAACACATTACATGTATGTCTGGTatttttctttctgtgaggCTGCTTTACTACATTCATACTCTATTAGCAGTGGTTCCAACCTTTTTCCTTCAGGGACCCTGGTTTTTCTATCATTGAGTAAACTGACAATCCCTGACTAATTCATGGATGTTTCATTATATTCAAtgcataacaataataatacagaACAACTGATAAAGTCTTTAATTAACCCACATAGTTAATAAAACGAGCGATATGGATACATTTTGAGCAGACTATCTTTCTGTAAATAATGCATCAGAGATTAACTTTTAATATAATTAtctgtattgtgttttttcAATATAGCCTTTTTTAATATGctttctttttgacaaattcAGTGTTTTCTTCTCTCTTAACGCTTGGCAATTGTTCATTGGCAATAGCTCTTTGGG
Coding sequences within it:
- the c2cd5 gene encoding C2 domain-containing protein 5 isoform X3, encoding MPGKLKVKIVAGRHLPVMDRASDLTDAFVEVKFGNTTFKTDVFPKSLNPQWNSEWFKFEVDDEDLQDEPLQVTVLDHDTYSANDAIGKVYIDIDPLLCSEAASVISGWFPIYDTIHGIRGEINVLVKVELFNDLNRFRQSSCGVKFFCTTSIPRCYRAAMVHGFVEELVVNEDPEYQWIDRIRSPRASNEARQRLISLMSGELQRKIGLKVLEMGGNAVVGYLQCFDLEGESGLVVRAIGTACTLDKLSSGSAPNTNTHMHPNTAPASNACNSPSKDGKEPVFGEDLTSSSGPPTPFRALPTTSSSPPPFSPSKPCSRQSSSSDTDLSLTPKTVETVRSRPGIFLCPSSPTLSTNTLSLAGSGSVGCGHGSAPRATTPPPPSSIPSYTVLLRKSLSFTDDLLLAASGMGSGGSVGKEAGPLKTLLRQQTQTALEQRGASSSGLLLNAREFPFFTLTSFPPGFLLHVGGVVSARSVKLLDRIHNPALGNTRSYKLLDWNSVTADEPETRDAWWEEIRQEIKSHAKALGCHGVVGYSESTSICEEVCILSASGTAAILNPRYMREGCLDIGITDHRFEEPSPPSCGFCHIPYDELNMPFPAQLTYCYHCRRQKVPDVLFTTINLPQEAAVTGKGCLIQARLCRLKKKAQGEVNATAISNLLPFMEYELHTQLMNKLKLRSMNALFGLHIQISVGENMLLGLASATGVYLTALPAPGGIQIAGKTPGDLSNEHHILTIQKRINDTIAKNKELYQINPPKLFALDPEVFCGINMELTEEVVGSPIPEPRQRSRLFRSHSESSDELSELDLSHGKKDAFVLEIDDTDAVEDIHSLLTDAPTPTGFYSCNTEIMPGIYSWTSGVQMFTSVRVFRLSNANLTNQGLNKIFTDLCENLLKSFYFKLRSMIPCCLCQLNFAVAVPEEELIQVAVTAVAMTFDKDQAQEKPADKSTTKGGSETEEQLQFPMELCADASSANTQPSSKISGTVSLLTPAAKLCQNQLVMVLSPGVPESTNVSSRAASVDYGSFADRCSTWLELLRLKAHTIRRGSVKTISSLEHCSPLPEGRSRSLRSNRSFRGSPVTVVKMTPLSFLPGTRIIKYLGIINMFFIRETTSLREEGGVSGFLHTFIAEVFAMVRAHVAALGGNAVVSYSMKECMLMENPNKNQAQCLINVSGDAVICVRETDQEPNPSMANIGQTCASGTDGAT
- the c2cd5 gene encoding C2 domain-containing protein 5 isoform X28: MPGKLKVKIVAGRHLPVMDRASDLTDAFVEVKFGNTTFKTDVFPKSLNPQWNSEWFKFEVDDEDLQDEPLQVTVLDHDTYSANDAIGKVYIDIDPLLCSEAASVISGWFPIYDTIHGIRGEINVLVKVELFNDLNRFRQSSCGVKFFCTTSIPRCYRAAMVHGFVEELVVNEDPEYQWIDRIRSPRASNEARQRLISLMSGELQRKIGLKVLEMGGNAVVGYLQCFDLEGESGLVVRAIGTACTLDKLSSGSAPNTNTHMHPNTAPASNACNSPSKDGKEPVFGEDLTSSSGPPTPFRALPTTSSSPPPFSPSKPCSRQSSSSDTDLSLTPKTVETVRSRPGIFLCPSSPTLSTNTLSLAGSGSVGCGHGSAPRATTPPPPSSIPSYTVLLRKSLSFTDDLLLAASGMGSGGSVGKEAGPLKTLLRQQTQTALEQRGASSSGLLLNAREFPFFTLTSFPPGFLLHVGGVVSARSVKLLDRIHNPALGNTRSYKLLDWNSVTADEPETRDAWWEEIRQEIKSHAKALGCHGVVGYSESTSICEEVCILSASGTAAILNPRYMREGCLDIGITDHRFEEPSPPSCGFCHIPYDELNMPFPAQLTYCYHCRRQKVPDVLFTTINLPQEAAVTGKGCLIQARLCRLKKKAQGEVNATAISNLLPFMEYELHTQLMNKLKLRSMNALFGLHIQISVGENMLLGLASATGVYLTALPAPGGIQIAGKTPGDLSNEHHILTIQKRINDTIAKNKELYQINPPELTEEVVGSPIPEPRQRSRLFRSHSESSDELSELDLSHGKKDAFVLEIDDTDAVEDIHSLLTDAPTPTGFYSCNTEIMPGIYSWTSGVQMFTSVRVFRLSNANLTNQGLNKIFTDLCENLLKSFYFKLRSMIPCCLCQLNFAVAVPEEELIQVAVTAVAMTFDKDQAQEKPADKSTTKGGSETEEQLQFPMELCADASSANTQPSSKISVSSLEHCSPLPEGRSRSLRSNRSFRGSPVTVVKMTPLSFLPGTRIIKYLGIINMFFIRETTSLREEGGVSGFLHTFIAEVFAMVRAHVAALGGNAVVSYSMKECMLMENPNKNQAQCLINVSGDAVICVRETDQEPNPSMANIGQTCASGTDGAT
- the c2cd5 gene encoding C2 domain-containing protein 5 isoform X21, translating into MPGKLKVKIVAGRHLPVMDRASDLTDAFVEVKFGNTTFKTDVFPKSLNPQWNSEWFKFEVDDEDLQDEPLQVTVLDHDTYSANDAIGKVYIDIDPLLCSEAASVISGWFPIYDTIHGIRGEINVLVKVELFNDLNRFRQSSCGVKFFCTTSIPRCYRAAMVHGFVEELVVNEDPEYQWIDRIRSPRASNEARQRLISLMSGELQRKIGLKVLEMGGNAVVGYLQCFDLEGESGLVVRAIGTACTLDKLSSGSAPNTNTHMHPNTAPASNACNSPSKDGKEPVFGEDLTSSSGPPTPFRALPTTSSSPPPFSPSKPCSRQSSSSDTDLSLTPKTVETVRSRPGIFLCPSSPTLSTNTLSLAGSGSVGCGHGSAPRATTPPPPSSIPSYTVLLRKSLSFTDDLLLAASGMGSGGSVGKEAGPLKTLLRQQTQTALEQRGASSSGLLLNAREFPFFTLTSFPPGFLLHVGGVVSARSVKLLDRIHNPALGNTRSYKLLDWNSVTADEPETRDAWWEEIRQEIKSHAKALGCHGVVGYSESTSICEEVCILSASGTAAILNPRYMREGCLDIGITDHRFEEPSPPSCGFCHIPYDELNMPFPAQLTYCYHCRRQKVPDVLFTTINLPQEAAVTGKGCLIQARLCRLKKKAQGEVNATAISNLLPFMEYELHTQLMNKLKLRSMNALFGLHIQISVGENMLLGLASATGVYLTALPAPGGIQIAGKTPGDLSNEHHILTIQKRINDTIAKNKELYQINPPELTEEVVGSPIPEPRQRSRLFRSHSESSDELSELDLSHGKKDAFVLEIDDTDAVEDIHSLLTDAPTPTGFYSCNTEIMPGIYSWTSGVQMFTSVRVFRLSNANLTNQGLNKIFTDLCENLLKSFYFKLRSMIPCCLCQLNFAVAVPEEELIQVAVTAVAMTFDKDQAQEKPADKSTTKGGSETEEQLQFPMELCADASSANTQPSSKISGVPESTNVSSRAASVDYGSFADRCSTWLELLRLKAHTIRRGSVKTISSLEHCSPLPEGRSRSLRSNRSFRGSPVTVVKMTPLSFLPGTRIIKYLGIINMFFIRETTSLREEGGVSGFLHTFIAEVFAMVRAHVAALGGNAVVSYSMKECMLMENPNKNQAQCLINVSGDAVICVRETDQEPNPSMANIGQTCASGTDGAT